A stretch of Xenopus laevis strain J_2021 chromosome 8S, Xenopus_laevis_v10.1, whole genome shotgun sequence DNA encodes these proteins:
- the LOC121397664 gene encoding lamina-associated polypeptide 2-like, with protein sequence MSSRRSRSAASGSPHHRHSDRRRDDDRGREKSCRKECIFCSLPALQDKKVCQSCFDQNNTSQSSEQFNNFMSWMKDSFNKSMSDMVEKVTDNVLAKVSANQPSTSYATADLAVHIPDDSVSSDSQEEGEVDSDDELFNTSFIEPLILAMRKTLNLDVPCEPSSQPDLMFKSSKKSSVFHIHDVVKATIKSEWDVPDKRFFLSKRMKKMYPFPEDQVKQWVLPPKVDASITRVARRTTLPVDEGVSLKDPMERRQDSILKKAYSVSGSICKPCVAITSLARANKIWLNNVVEALQQKVSREEILNSLHEIQLVNDFCAEASMDILKLAAKDMSLVVAARRSLWLRHWFADTPSKHNLCSLPFEGDLLFGPKLENIISKASAGKSAFLPQDKKERRTTFRGNRPSFKDVKAYRPGRNFQRQSWKTKPQPFQVKKDSKPDRNKSF encoded by the exons ATGAGTTCTAGACGATCTAGATCCGCTGCCAGTGG gaGTCCACATCATAGGCATTCTGATAGAAGAAGAGATGATGATCGTGGGAGGGAGAAGTCTTGTAGAAAGGAATGTATTTTCTGCTctttgcctgcacttcaggataAAAAAGTTTGTCAGAGCTGTTTTGATCAAAATAATACCTCCCAGTCTTCTGAGCAATTCAATAATTTCATGTCATGGATGAAggattcctttaataaatctatgtCTGACATGGTTGAAAAAGTTACAGATAATGTACTTGCTAAAGTTTCTGCCAATCAACCATCCACTTCATATGCTACAGCAGATTTAGCTGTTCACATTCCTGACGATAGTGTCTCCTCTGATTCACAAGAGGAAGGGGAAGTGGATTCAGATGATGAGTTGTTTAATACATCTTTCATAGAGCCTTTAATTCTGGCCATGAGGAAAACCCTTAATTTGGATGTTCCTTGTGAACCTTCTTCCCAACCAGACCTGATGTTCAAATCTTCCAAAAAAAGCAGTGTCTTTCATATTCATGATGTTGTCAAAGCCACAATTAAATCTGAATGGGATGTTCCTGATAAAAGATTTTTTCTGTCTAAAAGGATGAAAAAGATGTATCCTTTTCCTGAGGATCAAGTTAAACAATGGGTATTACCCCCTAAGGTTGACGCTTCGATCACCAGGGTGGCAAGAAGAACAACCTTGCCTGTAGATGAAGGGGTCTCCCTAAAGGATCCTATGGAAAGACGGCAGGACTCCATCCTTAAAAAAGCCTATAGTGTTTCAGGATCTATTTGTAAACCGTGTGTGGCTATTACCTCCTTAGCTAGAGCTAATAAGATCTGGTTAAATAACGTTGTTGAAGCCTTACAGCAAAAGGTCAGCAGAGAGGAAATTCTAAATTCCcttcatgagattcaattagTAAATGATTTTTGTGCTGAAGCTTCTATGGATATCCTCAAGTTGGCGGCTAAGGATATGAGTCTGGTGGTGGCAGCTCGTAGATCTCTATGGCTCAGACATTGGTTTGCTGATACACCATCTAAGCATAACCTTTGCTCCCTCCCCTTTGAAGGAGATCTTCTTTTTGGTCCAAAATTGGAGAATATTATCTCTAAGGCGTCGGCTGGCAAATCAGCCTTTCTACCCCAAGATAAGAAAGAGAGAAGAACAACTTTCAGGGGTAACAGACCTTCATTTAAAGATGTCAAAGCTTACCGCCCAGGCAGAAATTTTCAGAGGCAATCCTGGAAGACTAAGCCTCAGCCCTTTCAGGTTAAGAAGGATTCCAAACCTGATAGAAATAAATCCTTCTGA